A genomic window from Sulfurospirillum diekertiae includes:
- a CDS encoding DMT family transporter, which produces MGNKNIFFFLLFLAMVAWGGSWVNVKILGHYVSAFEMIFLRFGITAITMVPIIVWLKHSFKIDLKSFGLVVLAALALIFYNKYYYLGTKFGTASLGGAMVTTMIPILTFIFLALMGAKKVSTKDLFALGLGAVGVLTMLHIWTFDLAHILVIHNLYFLLAAILWAVLTIVSSKSTKISPIVFTFYMYIVTVVLDWVLFVDVSTIPFGSFDGIFWLNTLLISLAASTFANTIFFLGIEKLGAAEVSSFVFLVPFSAIILSAVFLGEKVDLFIIIGTVLTLYAVKLLNNIIILKRHRKSV; this is translated from the coding sequence ATGGGAAACAAAAATATTTTCTTTTTTTTACTTTTTCTTGCAATGGTTGCATGGGGTGGCTCGTGGGTCAATGTGAAAATTTTAGGACATTATGTCAGCGCTTTTGAGATGATCTTTTTGCGCTTTGGCATTACAGCGATTACGATGGTTCCCATCATTGTGTGGCTGAAGCATTCGTTCAAAATCGACCTTAAGAGCTTTGGGTTAGTCGTATTGGCGGCGTTAGCGTTGATTTTTTACAACAAATACTACTATCTTGGCACTAAGTTTGGTACAGCCTCTTTAGGTGGCGCGATGGTAACGACGATGATTCCTATTTTAACGTTTATCTTTTTGGCGTTGATGGGGGCTAAAAAGGTCAGTACCAAAGACCTGTTTGCACTGGGTTTGGGTGCGGTGGGTGTTTTGACGATGTTGCATATTTGGACGTTTGATTTAGCGCATATTTTAGTGATTCACAATCTATACTTTTTATTAGCCGCCATTTTATGGGCAGTTTTGACGATTGTCAGCTCGAAGTCAACAAAGATCTCACCGATTGTTTTTACCTTTTACATGTACATTGTCACCGTTGTGTTAGATTGGGTTTTGTTTGTGGATGTGAGCACGATACCGTTTGGCTCATTTGATGGCATTTTTTGGCTCAACACGCTATTGATTTCCCTCGCAGCCTCCACCTTTGCCAATACGATCTTTTTCTTAGGTATTGAAAAATTAGGCGCTGCCGAGGTGAGCTCGTTCGTCTTTTTGGTACCGTTTTCGGCGATCATTTTAAGTGCCGTTTTCTTAGGTGAAAAAGTCGATCTCTTCATCATCATTGGAACGGTTTTAACACTTTATGCGGTCAAGTTACTCAATAATATTATAATTTTAAAGCGACACCGAAAAAGCGTTTAA
- a CDS encoding AraC family transcriptional regulator codes for MKPSLLNDTAFENIAHSTNTFSSHFHDTYAIGITHEGMFKSHHERQIISAYERTTRIINPGEIHGGDSYAWKYTNFYPSVELLSTLYEQMYGEKKIPIFEQHIIEDAELYARLAAFFHTIYANEEPMHSESKLIDALSYLIAHYAQKTTSYLFTCKDPKAMSVVIDYIHDNLGSDITLDTLASTAHVSKYHFLRLFKNHTGLTPHQYIIAGRVCKAKTLVIKGESLSQVALQAGFSDQSHFIRSFRKIYGYSPKTLLQKSNFILYK; via the coding sequence ATGAAACCTTCTTTATTGAATGATACTGCGTTTGAAAATATCGCTCATTCGACCAATACCTTTTCATCTCATTTTCACGACACCTACGCGATTGGAATCACGCATGAGGGCATGTTTAAGTCACATCATGAGCGTCAAATAATTTCCGCATATGAACGCACTACTCGGATTATCAATCCGGGTGAAATTCATGGCGGCGATTCGTATGCATGGAAATACACCAATTTCTATCCCAGTGTGGAGCTTTTAAGTACGCTTTATGAGCAGATGTATGGCGAGAAGAAGATACCGATTTTTGAGCAACATATCATTGAAGATGCCGAACTCTATGCGAGGCTGGCTGCTTTTTTTCACACTATTTATGCTAATGAAGAGCCGATGCACTCAGAGTCGAAGCTCATTGATGCCCTCTCTTATCTTATAGCGCATTACGCGCAAAAAACCACGTCGTATCTGTTTACATGTAAAGATCCTAAAGCGATGTCTGTGGTCATAGATTACATTCATGACAACCTTGGATCGGACATCACTTTAGATACCCTCGCCTCAACGGCGCATGTGAGTAAGTACCATTTTTTAAGGCTTTTTAAAAATCATACAGGCTTGACACCGCATCAATACATCATCGCTGGGCGCGTATGCAAAGCCAAAACGCTTGTGATTAAAGGTGAGTCACTTTCTCAAGTTGCTTTGCAGGCAGGTTTTAGCGATCAGTCGCATTTTATCCGCTCCTTTCGTAAAATTTACGGTTACTCTCCCAAGACACTGCTTCAAAAAAGCAATTTTATTCTATATAAATAA
- a CDS encoding YqiA/YcfP family alpha/beta fold hydrolase, whose protein sequence is MIIYIHGFGSSGEASKAKLLRAYCQKEGIRFIAPSLPTIPDLAIKTLSELIESYQEPVYLMGSSLGGYYALYLSDKYNLKAVLINPAVNAPETLERAIGQGVNYYDNSTYEWNESHLEMLESYEIEEPNLENLLVLLQKGDEVLDYEEACDFLEGAKMVVEEGGNHSFEGLDRHLESIKRFFGVALKL, encoded by the coding sequence ATGATTATTTACATTCACGGATTTGGCTCTAGCGGAGAAGCCAGTAAAGCGAAACTGCTTCGTGCATATTGCCAAAAAGAAGGTATCCGTTTTATTGCACCATCCCTGCCTACCATTCCCGATCTTGCGATTAAAACACTCAGCGAATTGATCGAGTCGTATCAAGAGCCTGTGTACCTGATGGGTTCATCTTTGGGCGGCTATTACGCGCTTTATCTCAGCGACAAGTACAACCTTAAAGCCGTGCTCATCAATCCTGCGGTTAATGCTCCCGAAACATTAGAGCGCGCCATTGGACAGGGGGTGAATTATTATGACAACTCAACGTATGAATGGAACGAGTCGCACCTTGAAATGTTGGAAAGTTATGAGATCGAAGAACCTAATCTTGAAAACCTGCTTGTATTGCTTCAAAAAGGCGATGAGGTGTTGGACTACGAAGAAGCATGTGACTTTTTAGAGGGCGCGAAGATGGTCGTAGAAGAGGGTGGCAATCACAGTTTTGAAGGACTGGATCGCCACTTGGAGAGCATTAAACGCTTTTTCGGTGTCGCTTTAAAATTATAA